A genomic stretch from Desulfonatronospira thiodismutans ASO3-1 includes:
- a CDS encoding transposase, producing MPRIARFIRDKQPTIYHIVSRTALQGLPIKDKDNDFLLGLIKKLSAFYFVDVLGFALLGNHFHLVIRIYPESDPTDDEIRERLQKYYGDGLKVTGLLISDYRKRLTDLGAYVKDIKQGFTRYFNKKYGRRGFFWGDRFKSMIVQDGLSLVNLLAYVDLNPIRAGIVKKPEDYRWCSLGYHTQTGNKDGLLSIDFGMKEWNEFDPSEIVRKYRQFVYETGAVDAGKGKVMDKKIVEKARKKGYKVSRAERFRYRCRYFTDSGIIGGKDFVQEVFDQVKHLLKSKDERKFTPVKGVDGVFSMKRLMEVVE from the coding sequence ATGCCGAGAATAGCCAGGTTTATTCGAGACAAACAGCCCACTATCTACCACATAGTTTCCAGAACAGCTTTGCAGGGCCTGCCCATCAAGGACAAAGACAATGACTTCCTGCTGGGACTGATCAAAAAGCTCAGTGCATTTTACTTTGTGGATGTGCTTGGGTTCGCACTTTTAGGAAATCATTTTCATCTGGTAATCCGCATATATCCTGAGTCTGATCCGACTGATGATGAGATCAGGGAAAGGCTGCAGAAATATTATGGTGATGGGCTTAAGGTTACGGGATTGCTTATTTCAGACTACCGCAAACGACTGACCGATCTGGGCGCTTATGTAAAGGATATCAAGCAGGGGTTTACCAGGTATTTCAACAAGAAGTATGGCCGCAGGGGTTTCTTCTGGGGGGATAGATTCAAGTCCATGATTGTTCAGGACGGGCTGAGCTTGGTTAACCTTCTGGCTTATGTGGACCTTAATCCTATTCGTGCTGGCATTGTGAAAAAGCCGGAGGACTACCGCTGGTGTTCTCTTGGCTACCATACTCAGACCGGGAATAAAGACGGCCTGCTGTCCATTGATTTTGGAATGAAGGAATGGAATGAGTTTGATCCATCAGAGATAGTCCGCAAATACAGGCAATTCGTATACGAAACAGGTGCTGTGGATGCCGGGAAAGGCAAGGTCATGGACAAAAAGATCGTGGAGAAGGCCAGGAAGAAGGGCTATAAAGTCAGCCGAGCAGAACGGTTTCGCTACCGTTGCAGATATTTTACTGATTCAGGCATTATCGGCGGCAAAGACTTTGTCCAGGAGGTCTTTGACCAGGTCAAGCACCTGCTTAAGTCAAAAGATGAGCGGAAATTTACTCCGGTTAAAGGGGTAGATGGGGTTTTTTCTATGAAGCGGCTTATGGAGGTTGTAGAGTAA
- a CDS encoding C-terminal helicase domain-containing protein: MNQSITDTSSLWGQAFEIAVKRGVLAFLIKEELLSLSHQELSDWQNCRISSIKNSLLQELGIIDQTLQEHTEQALAHMFINGYGLGWSCIRQWLNTLKSSLKVRKKDKLTLDAIWCPLALPGKNRDSLTEHNDSFQQVGVNFLKCFNLDLTDNPGILAWKGGPARSDFTLMVTVNKKGSITHNLLVLEFSYFCPQATYDYSRENDHLEELSRYVGMMDKRGVFSRVTAELSQGKFDLSPTLSSHLAAFTSKDKPFYKLCQGASYVDTTLTLLKSQNIFKGPVNTKVMAVTSAGIESLSAEYLGETHDSRTMLMKQLGKTYRKTSIDKFSTQQQSDQALNKEIKMAFNQLLASLPADFKKQCKNLNELPIPGQSICYDFQEKLDRFYLPSTIVHSQEVEDLIGSDEKTDSYFIERTGKNAREIIGTEFSGLSTKGKSTLRDLHAAAVVSGLKAGKKGQVNVLALEGNPGIGKTTAVKNFLTDSDRQGYLFLYLSPRVVINKDVNAKFSSAGQDILTISTNAKLISNAASAYAHYYQVDGGESRINSVAIVRGVDDFTIPGSSTIWMAGPEMEDYIESYSGASRNRKTSLDERTDMVQEKPVPGVLRTIATSAGSLARENPGINRIVMTAALQSYKQTVKGSTIDSLSKIFVNDNPKSVPGKAERFKMAERFPNILVMLDEVAGDGSGSLFVHTITKWLERHFIDPFAGDTEGSPFTVHLIIADASLGNELIMESHLANESRAPEKVLISPSTGSYPFKPAVSSFKIGGRTRQVLHIMTNSYPATELSVRYLCKLHYIQPGERPDGTPMSIRERIRDQAEDLLLNSAKNEIMASVRKGAGQTIFFAQHKDFLTRIRDSLLEERSAEISDQLEFKPWEVAIIDSSVEPSKREQIIKPENRDKVRVFLMTSSGARGVSFPLATRIIAAIPRFNIESSLMELAQLIYRGRGHRTDSETGKVINCDEVPRELVMLIDDFLPIEDMKTDIRLWLRRSSDLLTLIIMLRGTIHTRITGDAGMSRKRFAIVPVGLIGLSELSTSMSKTVHDFITEGTTFKLREKTLTEEKKVVAAAVKNAVELFGGYDFQLNNPLNEQKSFSDMQEIKEFIRQAKSSTGKLIPGSSDSIPVLPDNIYCIGPFWLESWSKDDGKFMESQRFETFSADYTRKEKSFAGQLKHIGSNNRINTDLRRHAWDIYRLIARQNESIRLTYSSQKNIYSRHVWLSLPLNYPQFCRTVIDGSERAVNLKYPEEWKEALSRTMPHAGHYIPIIAEYETFPFAISLGSPDPARLDIIFDDRYFMASTELNLLNTLLLNDRE; encoded by the coding sequence ATGAACCAGTCAATCACAGATACTTCTTCATTATGGGGTCAGGCGTTTGAGATAGCCGTCAAAAGAGGAGTGCTGGCATTTTTAATCAAAGAAGAGCTTCTTTCCCTGTCTCATCAGGAACTGTCAGACTGGCAGAACTGCAGGATCTCCAGCATTAAAAACTCTCTGCTCCAGGAGCTCGGCATTATAGATCAGACCTTGCAGGAACATACTGAACAGGCATTGGCCCATATGTTTATCAATGGCTATGGTTTGGGATGGTCATGCATAAGACAATGGCTGAATACGCTCAAATCCAGCCTGAAAGTGCGTAAAAAAGACAAGTTGACCCTTGACGCCATCTGGTGTCCCCTGGCCCTTCCTGGAAAAAACAGAGATAGCCTTACTGAACATAACGATTCTTTTCAGCAGGTTGGAGTAAATTTTCTGAAATGCTTCAATCTCGACCTGACTGATAATCCCGGAATTCTCGCATGGAAAGGAGGTCCTGCCAGGTCAGACTTTACGCTTATGGTCACAGTAAACAAAAAAGGCAGCATAACCCACAATCTTCTTGTACTTGAATTTTCTTACTTCTGTCCCCAGGCAACCTATGATTATTCTAGAGAAAACGATCATCTTGAAGAGCTTAGCCGCTATGTTGGCATGATGGACAAAAGAGGAGTTTTTTCCAGGGTAACTGCCGAGCTCAGCCAAGGTAAGTTTGACCTTTCACCCACACTTTCAAGCCACCTGGCAGCATTTACCAGCAAGGACAAACCTTTTTACAAGTTGTGCCAGGGAGCATCTTATGTTGACACCACCCTCACATTGTTGAAAAGTCAGAATATCTTTAAAGGACCAGTCAACACCAAAGTTATGGCTGTAACATCAGCAGGCATTGAATCTTTGTCCGCAGAATACCTTGGTGAAACTCATGATTCCCGAACTATGCTGATGAAGCAGCTGGGCAAGACCTACCGAAAGACATCAATAGATAAGTTTTCCACGCAGCAGCAGTCTGACCAAGCATTGAATAAAGAAATCAAAATGGCCTTTAATCAGCTTCTTGCTTCACTGCCGGCGGATTTCAAAAAGCAGTGCAAAAACTTAAACGAGCTCCCCATCCCCGGCCAGAGTATCTGCTATGATTTTCAGGAAAAGCTGGACAGGTTTTATCTGCCCAGCACAATTGTTCATTCACAAGAGGTTGAAGATCTTATTGGCAGCGATGAAAAGACAGATTCTTATTTTATCGAGAGGACGGGAAAAAATGCCAGGGAGATAATTGGCACAGAATTTTCCGGTTTAAGCACAAAAGGTAAAAGTACGCTTAGAGACCTGCATGCTGCAGCTGTAGTATCCGGGCTTAAGGCTGGTAAAAAAGGCCAGGTTAATGTGCTGGCCTTAGAGGGAAACCCAGGCATTGGAAAAACCACAGCAGTCAAAAACTTTCTTACAGACTCAGATCGGCAGGGCTACCTTTTTCTGTACCTTAGCCCAAGAGTGGTCATCAACAAGGATGTCAATGCCAAGTTCAGCAGCGCTGGGCAGGACATTCTGACCATTTCAACAAATGCCAAACTGATAAGCAATGCTGCTTCTGCATACGCCCATTATTACCAGGTTGATGGTGGAGAATCACGTATCAACAGTGTTGCCATAGTAAGAGGTGTAGATGATTTTACTATTCCGGGCAGCTCAACTATATGGATGGCCGGACCGGAAATGGAAGACTATATTGAATCTTACTCAGGGGCTTCCCGCAACAGAAAAACCAGCCTGGATGAGCGAACCGACATGGTCCAGGAAAAACCGGTTCCAGGAGTATTAAGGACAATTGCTACCAGCGCTGGATCGCTGGCCCGGGAAAACCCCGGAATAAACAGAATTGTAATGACCGCAGCCCTGCAAAGCTACAAACAGACTGTCAAAGGCTCAACCATAGACAGCCTTTCCAAAATCTTTGTCAACGACAACCCAAAAAGTGTTCCTGGAAAAGCTGAACGCTTCAAAATGGCCGAAAGATTTCCAAATATTCTGGTCATGCTGGATGAGGTGGCCGGGGATGGATCTGGATCTCTTTTTGTTCATACCATAACAAAGTGGCTGGAAAGGCATTTTATTGATCCTTTTGCCGGAGACACCGAAGGATCACCTTTCACAGTACACCTTATTATTGCGGATGCCAGCCTGGGCAATGAGCTTATCATGGAAAGTCACCTGGCCAACGAAAGCAGAGCTCCGGAAAAGGTACTCATCTCTCCATCCACGGGATCTTATCCATTCAAACCTGCAGTTTCATCCTTTAAAATCGGGGGAAGAACAAGGCAGGTTCTGCACATAATGACCAACAGTTATCCTGCAACCGAGCTTTCCGTCAGGTATCTCTGCAAGCTGCACTATATCCAGCCTGGAGAAAGACCGGATGGAACCCCCATGTCAATTCGGGAAAGAATACGGGATCAGGCGGAAGATTTGCTGCTGAACAGTGCAAAAAATGAAATCATGGCATCTGTGAGAAAAGGGGCAGGACAGACCATTTTTTTTGCTCAGCACAAAGACTTCCTCACCAGAATCAGAGACAGCCTTCTTGAGGAACGCTCGGCTGAAATTTCAGACCAGCTGGAGTTCAAGCCTTGGGAAGTGGCTATTATTGACTCCAGTGTTGAGCCCAGCAAAAGAGAACAAATAATAAAGCCGGAAAACCGGGATAAAGTAAGGGTCTTTCTGATGACCTCATCAGGAGCCCGTGGAGTTTCCTTTCCTCTGGCTACGAGAATTATTGCCGCCATACCGCGTTTTAATATCGAGTCCAGCCTGATGGAATTGGCGCAGCTGATCTACAGGGGAAGAGGGCACCGCACTGATTCTGAAACCGGAAAAGTTATTAATTGCGATGAAGTTCCAAGAGAGCTGGTCATGCTTATTGACGATTTTCTGCCCATAGAAGATATGAAGACTGACATCAGGCTCTGGCTTCGCCGAAGCAGCGATCTCCTGACCCTGATTATAATGCTCCGGGGTACAATCCATACCAGAATTACCGGTGATGCCGGTATGTCACGCAAACGCTTTGCAATAGTTCCTGTGGGGTTGATCGGTCTTTCTGAGCTTTCAACCAGCATGAGTAAGACCGTCCATGATTTCATTACTGAAGGAACCACGTTCAAGCTGCGTGAAAAAACCCTTACAGAGGAAAAAAAGGTGGTGGCAGCAGCAGTAAAAAACGCTGTTGAATTGTTTGGAGGGTATGACTTTCAGCTGAACAATCCTCTAAATGAGCAGAAAAGCTTTTCAGATATGCAGGAGATCAAAGAGTTCATCAGGCAGGCAAAATCAAGTACGGGAAAGCTTATACCAGGCAGCTCTGACAGTATCCCGGTTCTGCCTGATAATATTTATTGTATCGGGCCTTTCTGGCTTGAAAGTTGGTCAAAAGATGACGGCAAATTCATGGAAAGCCAGAGGTTTGAAACTTTTTCAGCAGATTATACCAGAAAAGAAAAAAGCTTTGCTGGCCAGCTTAAACACATCGGCAGTAATAATCGGATTAATACAGATCTCAGACGACATGCCTGGGATATTTACAGGCTGATTGCCAGGCAGAACGAAAGCATACGACTGACCTATTCAAGTCAGAAGAATATCTATTCACGCCATGTCTGGCTAAGCCTCCCCCTGAACTATCCCCAGTTCTGCAGGACCGTTATTGATGGTTCGGAAAGAGCTGTAAATTTAAAATATCCCGAAGAATGGAAAGAGGCCCTTTCCAGGACCATGCCTCATGCCGGGCATTATATCCCCATAATTGCGGAATATGAAACATTTCCATTTGCCATATCCCTTGGCAGCCCTGATCCGGCAAGGCTGGATATAATATTTGATGATCGGTACTTCATGGCCAGTACTGAGCTTAATCTGCTCAATACGCTTTTGCTGAATGATCGAGAATAG